From one Thermatribacter velox genomic stretch:
- a CDS encoding homocysteine biosynthesis protein — MLRSYEEINQKIREGKAVVVTAEEVIEMVKEKGLKEVARQVDVVTTGTFGIMCSSGAFLNIGHTKPRMKISEAYLNGVMAYCGLAAVDMYIGATQPAKDDPLNKVHPGEFRYGGGHVIQDLVAGKDVLLEAYAYGTDCYPRKKLVTWINLKDLNEAYLFNPRNAYQNYNVAVNLSDKTIYTYMGILLPRLGNAGYSSAGQLSPLLNDPFYRVIGVGTRIFLGGGVGYVAWQGTQHNPSVERNERGVPKGGAGTLALIGDLKGMSAQWLWGVSVRGYGCSLAVGVGVPIPILDEETLYYCSVSDEEILAPVVDYSSAYPEGTGEVLGYVSYAQLRSGKIVIKGKEIPTFPLSSYQRAREIAQTLKRWIQEGNFELTRPVVNLPGVESGVRFKNLKERPVENYAGNLKG; from the coding sequence GTGTTGCGGAGTTATGAGGAAATCAACCAGAAAATCCGCGAAGGTAAAGCAGTAGTGGTCACTGCTGAAGAAGTAATTGAGATGGTGAAAGAGAAAGGCCTGAAAGAGGTAGCCCGTCAGGTTGACGTGGTAACCACGGGCACTTTTGGCATCATGTGTTCTTCAGGCGCTTTTTTGAATATTGGCCATACCAAACCCCGGATGAAGATTTCTGAAGCTTATCTGAATGGAGTAATGGCCTACTGCGGTCTGGCTGCTGTCGATATGTACATTGGAGCGACCCAGCCTGCCAAGGATGACCCCCTTAACAAAGTACACCCTGGCGAGTTTCGCTATGGTGGGGGGCATGTCATTCAGGACCTGGTTGCCGGAAAAGACGTTCTGCTTGAAGCCTATGCCTATGGTACGGACTGTTATCCACGCAAAAAGCTGGTTACCTGGATTAACCTTAAGGACCTGAATGAAGCTTATCTTTTCAACCCTCGCAATGCATACCAGAATTACAATGTGGCAGTGAACCTCTCCGATAAGACTATTTATACCTACATGGGTATCCTTTTACCTCGTCTTGGGAATGCCGGTTATTCTTCGGCAGGCCAGTTAAGCCCTCTTTTGAATGACCCCTTTTATCGGGTCATTGGGGTAGGAACCAGGATCTTTTTGGGGGGAGGAGTTGGTTATGTGGCCTGGCAGGGCACTCAGCATAACCCTTCGGTGGAACGCAACGAAAGAGGTGTTCCTAAAGGTGGTGCTGGGACACTAGCCCTGATTGGCGACCTGAAAGGGATGAGTGCACAGTGGCTCTGGGGGGTGAGCGTCAGGGGTTATGGCTGTTCCCTTGCAGTGGGAGTTGGAGTTCCCATTCCCATTCTTGATGAAGAAACCCTTTATTACTGCTCGGTAAGTGACGAAGAAATCTTGGCTCCGGTGGTTGACTACAGCTCTGCGTACCCGGAAGGAACAGGCGAGGTTCTCGGGTATGTCAGCTATGCTCAGCTACGCAGTGGTAAAATAGTAATCAAGGGTAAAGAAATTCCCACTTTTCCGCTCTCCAGTTATCAGCGAGCCAGGGAAATTGCCCAGACTCTCAAGCGCTGGATTCAAGAAGGCAACTTTGAATTGACCCGTCCGGTAGTCAATCTTCCCGGAGTGGAATCTGGAGTGCGCTTTAAAAACCTTAAAGAACGTCCGGTTGAAAATTACGCGGGGAATCTTAAGGGGTGA